The following coding sequences are from one Cenarchaeum symbiosum A window:
- a CDS encoding conserved protein implicated in secretion (COG5491), with amino-acid sequence MPSFDKTWAQQETPGITEKIRGAVKPEGPLKPRIQNAVNKLQVQISKLDLMLAKLKDRDAHMFGQIVTAMQHHDTNASRSLSVELAEVRKVKKTLGNARMSLEQVRLRLTTIHDLGETMVAIGPAMSTMKGLQSSLGRFMPEADSELNSMTQTLGGLMTDSIGEGSFNIEEQSNEETARILEEASVVATQQIGDKFPSVPAAAGMPAESSSSYE; translated from the coding sequence ATGCCAAGCTTTGACAAGACTTGGGCCCAACAGGAGACGCCGGGCATAACGGAGAAGATCCGCGGCGCGGTCAAACCTGAGGGCCCCCTCAAGCCTAGGATCCAGAACGCTGTCAACAAGCTGCAGGTACAGATATCGAAGCTTGACCTGATGCTTGCCAAGCTGAAGGATAGGGATGCACACATGTTCGGCCAGATAGTGACGGCCATGCAGCACCACGACACAAACGCTAGCAGGAGCCTCTCGGTCGAACTGGCCGAGGTGCGCAAAGTCAAAAAAACGCTGGGCAACGCACGGATGTCCCTGGAGCAGGTCCGGCTGAGGCTTACCACCATTCATGATCTCGGAGAGACGATGGTGGCGATAGGCCCAGCCATGAGCACCATGAAGGGCCTGCAGTCATCGCTTGGGCGGTTCATGCCCGAGGCTGACTCGGAGCTCAACTCCATGACCCAGACGCTCGGGGGACTGATGACGGACTCCATAGGGGAAGGCTCCTTCAACATAGAGGAGCAGTCCAACGAGGAGACCGCGAGGATCCTCGAGGAGGCCTCGGTGGTTGCCACGCAGCAGATAGGCGACAAGTTCCCGTCGGTGCCGGCAGCAGCCGGCATGCCGGCGGAGTCGTCTTCCAGCTACGAATAA
- a CDS encoding precorrin-4 C11-methylase (COG2875) — protein MHFVGCGPGDPELITIKARKLIRKADVLVHSGSLIPRPILEMCGGKMHDASGMIREEIFALLRDGALKGKHVVRLHDGDPSVYGAIREQIDALEEEGIGCTVVPGVTSMLAASAALGVQLTLPGVTQTIMITRAGARTGVPAREGMTSLARHGTTIVLYLSVHLLRDTVKKAVAGGYKKSTPAAVVYRASWPDQKIVRGTLGDIADKVREAGITRTAIVMIGDVISPKSYEYSRLYDKSFSHGYRKAKSAKSGPSRAKVRGKGPSKPKGSTGPGARGRGKAPSSAGARSAKRPRARTLVS, from the coding sequence GTGCACTTTGTGGGCTGCGGCCCCGGCGACCCGGAGCTGATCACCATAAAGGCGCGCAAGCTCATACGCAAAGCCGACGTGCTGGTCCACTCGGGCTCGCTGATACCGCGGCCCATACTGGAGATGTGCGGCGGCAAGATGCACGACGCATCGGGGATGATCCGGGAGGAGATATTTGCCCTGCTAAGGGACGGCGCGTTAAAGGGAAAACATGTCGTCCGGCTCCACGACGGCGACCCCTCCGTCTACGGGGCAATACGGGAGCAGATCGACGCGCTCGAAGAAGAGGGCATAGGGTGCACGGTGGTGCCCGGGGTGACCTCGATGCTGGCGGCATCTGCCGCACTTGGGGTGCAGCTGACACTTCCTGGAGTGACCCAGACTATAATGATCACAAGGGCAGGAGCGCGCACCGGCGTCCCCGCCCGCGAGGGGATGACCAGCCTGGCCCGGCACGGCACAACCATTGTGCTCTATCTAAGCGTGCACCTGCTGCGTGACACTGTAAAAAAGGCCGTCGCCGGCGGGTACAAAAAGTCCACCCCGGCGGCTGTGGTCTACCGCGCCAGCTGGCCGGACCAGAAGATCGTCCGGGGCACGCTAGGCGACATAGCAGACAAGGTCCGGGAGGCTGGCATCACCCGGACCGCAATAGTGATGATCGGCGATGTCATCAGCCCCAAGTCGTACGAGTACTCTAGGCTGTACGACAAGTCGTTTAGCCACGGATACAGAAAGGCCAAGTCCGCCAAGTCGGGGCCCTCCCGTGCCAAGGTCCGCGGCAAGGGGCCCTCCAAGCCCAAGGGCAGTACGGGGCCCGGCGCCAGGGGCCGCGGCAAGGCGCCCTCCAGCGCCGGGGCCCGCAGTGCCAAACGCCCCCGTGCCAGGACTCTAGTTAGCTAA
- a CDS encoding precorrin-2 C20-methylase (COG2243) encodes MRRAMAGLTGIGVGPGDPDLLTVKAVESIRAADMVMCPASDEKRPSIAYSIASKFIGGQEVVKLVFPMTKDRNVLEETWRRNARIMADAVLAGKNVVYLTVGDPNLYSTWIYMQRHIRASHPEMEINVIPGIVSMFTFASKVGVSIAEGAEKVAIIPSCYELGAVKEIAKNAESLVFLKDGRYFDKVIEVLRESGFPDDSVFAIGQDIGTDKEIIRKLTLGEADSGVLTTKYFSILVVKRA; translated from the coding sequence ATGCGCCGCGCCATGGCGGGTCTTACCGGGATAGGCGTGGGCCCCGGGGATCCAGACCTGCTGACCGTCAAGGCGGTAGAGTCCATCCGGGCTGCCGACATGGTGATGTGCCCCGCCTCGGATGAGAAGAGGCCCAGCATTGCATATTCCATAGCATCAAAGTTCATCGGCGGCCAGGAGGTGGTAAAGCTGGTGTTCCCGATGACAAAGGACAGGAATGTGCTCGAAGAGACCTGGAGGAGAAACGCGCGCATAATGGCGGATGCCGTGCTCGCGGGCAAAAATGTAGTCTACCTGACGGTGGGCGATCCGAACCTGTACAGCACGTGGATCTACATGCAGAGGCACATACGGGCCAGCCACCCGGAGATGGAGATCAATGTGATACCCGGGATAGTCTCCATGTTCACGTTTGCCTCCAAGGTGGGCGTGAGCATCGCAGAAGGCGCTGAAAAGGTGGCCATAATACCCTCTTGTTATGAGCTGGGCGCCGTCAAGGAGATAGCAAAGAACGCAGAATCTCTAGTCTTCCTCAAGGATGGCAGATACTTTGACAAGGTGATCGAGGTGCTAAGGGAATCCGGCTTTCCCGACGATTCTGTGTTTGCCATAGGGCAGGATATCGGCACGGACAAGGAGATCATACGCAAGCTGACGCTGGGGGAGGCGGACAGCGGGGTGCTGACAACAAAGTACTTTTCGATACTGGTGGTAAAGCGTGCATAA
- a CDS encoding precorrin-6B methylase (COG2242), which yields MWSYKTPGIPDDAFERSEGVPITKEEVRALQISKSRLRPGDTVHDIGCGSGSFTVEAALQVGASGSIHAIDSDPRAIELTRRNLARFGVENATVILGDAREKVSGLPEADAVFIGGTCGHAAEIMGLCGQKLKDGGRIVVGTILVETLAAVLGAVEVGGFSDVDVAQVAIAKGRKTPTGTMMLARNTITVVSASKGRA from the coding sequence ATGTGGAGCTACAAGACGCCGGGCATACCTGACGACGCCTTTGAAAGATCCGAGGGCGTCCCCATAACAAAGGAGGAGGTAAGGGCCCTGCAGATAAGCAAGTCCAGGCTGAGGCCGGGCGACACTGTCCACGACATAGGCTGCGGCAGCGGCTCGTTTACTGTAGAGGCGGCCCTGCAGGTGGGGGCCTCGGGCAGCATCCATGCGATAGACTCTGATCCCCGGGCCATCGAGCTCACCCGGAGAAACCTTGCAAGGTTCGGCGTGGAGAATGCCACGGTCATACTGGGCGATGCAAGGGAGAAGGTTTCAGGGCTCCCGGAGGCCGACGCCGTCTTCATAGGCGGCACCTGCGGGCACGCAGCGGAGATCATGGGCCTCTGCGGGCAGAAGCTCAAGGATGGCGGGAGGATCGTAGTGGGGACCATACTTGTAGAGACGCTGGCGGCAGTCCTGGGAGCAGTGGAGGTAGGCGGGTTCTCTGATGTGGACGTGGCGCAGGTGGCGATAGCCAAGGGGAGAAAGACGCCGACGGGCACGATGATGCTGGCCCGGAATACAATAACGGTGGTATCCGCGTCGAAGGGGCGCGCCTAG